In the Streptomyces sp. WMMC940 genome, GCTGCAGCAGTTCCACCGCTGTCCAGGGGGCCGCCCCGTAGCCGAGGTCCACAGCGACGGGCGCGACCGCCGAACGGCGCAGTGCCGGGCCGTGCACGGCGGCGATCCAGCGGTCCATGCGGCGCAGCCGGTTCGGATTGGTGGTGCCGCGCGTCACCGCGCCCACGGGGCGGGAGGAGGGCGTGACGGAGCGCGGGGACATGCACACGAGGGTAAACCGGAGGAAAGGCGCCCCGGTGCCGGCGGACGCCGGTGCGGACACCCGTGCCGGTCGCGGTTGGCGCGGACACCATGACCGGGTCGTGTGACGGCCGGGGCCGACCGGTACCGTCGCTCCCTTCCGACGTCCGTGCGGCGTCCCCTCCTGGGTCGGGCGCCGGTGCGGCGGCTCGCCCACCCTTCCGGGCGTCGGCGCGCCCCCACCCCTTCGGGGCCTCGGGGGCGCCGGATTCCCGCACGGCCGTGGCCGTGCGTCCCCCGTCGGCCGTCGTACGTCCTTGGCAACGATTGGGCAAAGCGGGGGGAGGTCAGGAAATGAAAGAGACGGTTCCACTGTTGACCGGCTTTGGAGGGCGTTGGTTGTCCTCTGTTCGCCATGCCCGAGCACCAGAGCCGAGAGGACCGTCCCCGTGAGCCAGTACGTGTCCCGGCTCGCCGGCACCCTGGCGGCGCCGCCCCGGTTGCGGCTGCCCGGCCACCACCGCAGGCCGCGCCGGGTGGCCATGCTCAGCGTGCACACCTCGCCCCTGCACCAGCCGGGCACCGGCGACGCGGGCGGAATGAACGTCTACATCGTGGAGCTGGCCAGGCGGCTCGCGGCCATCGGCGTGGAGGTCGAGATCTTCACCCGCGCCACCACGGGAGGCCTGCCGGGGACCGTCGAGCTTGCGCCGGGCGTGCTGGTCCGGCACGTGGACGCCGGTCCGTACGAGGGTCTGGCGAAGGAGGACCTACCGGCGCAGCTGTGCGCGTTCACGCACGGTGTGATGAGGGCGTGGGCGGGCCACCGGCCGGGCCACTACGACCTCGTCCACTCCCACTACTGGCTGTCCGGCCACGTCGGCTGGCTGGCCGCCGAACGCTGGGGCGTCCCCCTCGTCCACGCCATGCACACCATGGCCAAGGTCAAGAACGCCGCGCTCGCCGACGGCGACACCCCCGAGCCCGCCGCCCGCGTGATCGGCGAGACGCAGATCGTGGACGCCGCAGACCGGCTGATCGCCAACACCGCGGAAGAGGCCGGCGAGCTGGTCCGGCACTACGGCGCCGGGCCCGCGAAGGTCGCCGTCGTCCATCCCGGCGTGAACCTCGACCGCTTCCGGGTCGCCGACGGCCGTTCGGCCGCGCGGGCCCGCCTGGGGCTGCCGCAGGACGCCGTGATCCCGCTGTTCGCCGGTCGCATCCAGCCGCTGAAGGCGCCCGACGTGCTGCTGAGGGCCGTCGCGCTGCTGCTGGCGGAGGACCCCTCGCTGCGGTCCCGCATGGTCGTGCCGATAGTGGGCGGCCCGAGCGGCAGCGGTCTGGCCAAGCCGGAAGGCCTGCAGAAGCTGGCGGCCCGGCTGGGCATCGCCGATGTGGTGCAGTTCCGGCCGCCGGTCGCCCAGGACCGGCTCGCGGACTGGTTCAGGGCGGCGTCGGTCCTGGTCATGCCCTCGCACAGCGAGTCGTTCGGGCTGGTCGCCATAGAGGCGCAGGCGGCCGGCACGCCCGTCGTCGCCGCCGCGGTGGGCGGGCTCCCGGTGGCCGTGCGGGACGACAGGACCGGTTTCCTCGTGGCCGGTCACGACCCCGCGGACTACGCACGCGTGCTGCGCCGCTTCGTCGACGACCCCCGCCTGACGGGACGGATGGGCGCGGCAGCGGCCGCGCACGCCCGCTGCTTCGGCTGGGACTCGGCGGCCTCGGCCACCGCCGAGGTCTACACGGCCGCGATGCACGAGCACCGCCGTCGCGTACGCTCCCACCATGGCTGACGCTCGGCAGATCATCGAGGCGTACCTCAAGGACGCGGAACTTGAGTGGGAGTGCCCGGAGCCCGGCTCCTACGTCGTCACCCTCCCCGGCACGCGCAAGCTCGCCACGACCTGCTCCCTGCGCGTCGGCCGGCACACGCTGTCCGTCAACGCCTTCGTCATCCGCCACCCCGACGAGAACGAGGCCGGCGTCCACCGCTGGCTGCTGGAGCGCAACCTCAAGCTGTTCGGGGTGAGCTACGCCGTCGACCGGCTCGGTGACGTCTACCTCGTCGGCCGGCTTCCGCTGTCGGCGGTCGGCCCCGACGAGCTCGACAGACTGCTCGGGACGGTCCTGGAGGCCGCGGACGGGGCGTTCAACTCCCTGCTGGAGCTCGGGTTCGCCGGAGCCATCCGCAAGGAGTACGCCTGGCGGGTCGCCCGCGGCGAATCCACCCGCAACCTCGAGGCGTTCACGCATCTGACCCAGCGGGCCACGGACTGACCCAGCGGGCCACGGACCGGTCCGGCGGGGCGTGGGCCGGCCACAGAGGCGCGGCCGCCCCGGTGAGCCCCTGCTGCGCCCGCCGGACCGAAGCCGGCCCGGCGCCATGGCCGGCCGACCCGGCGGGCACTGGGGTCCGGAAGCCAGGCCCCTTCCGTTCCGCCCCCGTTCCGCCCTCCTGCCCGCCCCGACCGTTGCGCCTCGGGCCTCCCCGCGCCCTGTGCAATGGGCGCTCGCGATCACCGGCCCGTCCGCTGCGTCCGTCAGGCGCCGGCCTCGCCGACGCCTGACGCGGTCCCGCCGCACGTGCCCGTGCTCGTGTGTCCGCCGGCCCCGGCCCTGGGCTCGGTCCCGGCAGTCCCGGTCCCGTCGTCCGCTCCACCCGAGTGCTGTGCCGGCACGGGCTCCGTCGGCGGTACGAGGGCCGCCGGCGGTGCGCAGTCCGCGGGCGCGGCCGGTGCCGGTGCGGCCGTCCGGACCGGTACCGCGGAGGTCCCCCGCTCCCCGGACGCCCCGGGGCCGTCCGGCAGTCCGCGCATCAGCAGCCAGTAGCCCAGCGCCGCCACGGTGCCGATGACCGCGCACGACGCCCACAGCCAGGCGGCGCCGAAGCGGTCGATGACGTAACCCGCCATCAGTGGGGCGACCAGCGCCGCCGCCGACCAGGAGAGGGTGTGGACACCCTGGTAGCGGCCGCGGCCGTGCACCGGCGACAGTCGCACCACCAGTCCCATCTGCGTGGGGGAGTTGACGATCTCGGCGAGCGTCCACACGACGACCGTCAGCGCGTAGACGCCGAGCGAGCCGGCGAACGCGGTGAGACCGAAGCCGTATCCGGCGAGCAGGGCGGAGACGACGAGCAGGCGCTGGGGGTCGCGGTGCTCGATCAGGCGGGTGACCGGGATCTGGAGTGCGACGATGAGCACGCCGTTGAGGGCGATGACGAAGCCGTAGTCCGAGGGCGACCAGCCGTCCATGCCCATCGCCACCGGCAGGGCGACCGAACTCTGCATGAAGATGAGGGCGAGGAGGAAGGACAGCCCGACGACGCCCATGTAGCGCCCGTCGCGCAGCACGGAGCCGAGGCTGGTCCCGGGCTCCGCCTTCCCGGCCGTGGTGATGTGCTCCGGCCGGGACTCCGGCAGTTTGACGAAGACCACGACCGCGCAGACGAGGGTGAGCGCGGCCTCGCCGAGGAAGCCGGCGAGATAGCTGTACTCGGCGACGAGTCCGGCGCCCGCGGAGGAGATGGCGAACCCGAGGTTGATCGCCCAGTAGTTGAGGGAGAAGGCCCGAACCCGGTCCTCGGGCCGGACGATGTCCGCCATCATCGCCTGCACGGCCGGCCGGGAGGCGTTGCTCGTCATGCCGACGAGACCGGCGACGGCGGCGATCGCCACCGGGTGCTCCATGAAACCGAGCAGGGCCACTGAGGCGGCGGTCGAGGTCTGGGCGATCAGCAGCGTGGGCCGCCGCCCGAGCCGGTCGGCCATGACCCCGGCGCCCAGCGACGAGACGACGCCGCCGAGCCCGTGCAGGGCGGCGACGATTCCGGCGTACGAGGCGGAGTAGCCGCGCTCCAGCGTGAGGTACAGGGCCGTGTAGGTGGCGACGAAGGCGCCGAGCCGGTTGACCAGGGTGCTGGTCCACAGCCACCAGAACGCCCGGGGCAGACCCGAGACGCTCTCCTTCGCGGCCCGTCTGAGCGCGGCTGCGTGCATACGTGCGTCCCCCCGGAGCGATGTAAGTGGCTCTATGGCATTCGGTAACTTACAAGTGGGTCACTCCGGAAGGCCAGTGAATTGACGCCGGACGCCAATCGTCGGCCGTGACGGGCGTCGATTAGGCTCGGCCCCATGGCCGACGCGACGTACAAGCTGATCCTCCTCCGCCACGGCGAGAGCGAGTGGAACGCGAAGAACCTGTTCACCGGCTGGGTGGACGTCAACCTCACCGAGAAGGGCGAGAAGGAGGCTGTCCGCGGCGGCGAGCTGCTCAAGGACGCCGGTCTGCTCCCCGACGTGGTGCACACCTCGCTCCAGAAGCGCGCCATCCGCACCGCCCAGCTCGCGCTGGAGGCCGCGGACCGCCACTGGATCCCGGTGCACCGCTCCTGGCGTCTGAACGAGCGCCACTACGGCGCCCTGCAGGGCAAGGACAAGGCGCAGACCCTCGCGGAGTTCGGCGAGGAGCAGTTCATGCTGTGGCGCCGCTCCTACGACGTCCCGCCGCCGCCGATCGACGACGACAACGAGTTCTCCCAGGCGCACGACGCCCGCTACGCGACGATCCCGCCGGAGCTGCGCCCGCGTACCGAGTGCCTCAAGGACGTCGTCGTCCGCATGCTGCCGTACTGGTACGACGCCATCGTCCCGGACCTGCTGACCGGCCGCACGGTCCTCGTCGCCGCCCACGGCAACAGCCTGCGCGCCCTGGTCAAGCACCTGGACGGCATCTCCGACACCGACATCGCGGGTCTGAACATCCCGACGGGCATCCCGCTGGCCTACGACCTGGACGCCGACTTCAAGCCGGTGAATCCGGGCGGCACCTACCTCGACCCGGAGGCCGCGGCCGCGGCGATCGAGGCGGTCAAGAACCAGGGCAAGAAGAAGTAGGGTTTGTGATCATGCCTCCGCGCCGGCACCCACGGGTGCCGGCGCGGAGGCGTTTTCATGCCGCGGGCCCTTGCTGGGGCGTCGACGGGCTGGGACGCCCCGGCGGGTGCCGCGGTGCCGCGGCACCGGGCCGACTGGCCCGGATGCGGGGGCAGGCGGGGTGGGGGTCGTGGTCCGGCGTGAACTGCGAGGGGCGTTCTCTTTGACAGGTCCTCGTAGAGGGGGGACGCTGGAAAGGCCCTGAAAGTCCGATTAATTCTTCATGGTCGGAGGTGCATGGGAATGCGCCGCAGGATCGTAGCCGCGTTGTCGGCAGGAGTCGCAGGGCTCGCACTCGGTGTGATGCCGGCAACCGGAGCATACGCCGCGAGCCAGGTCACGGCTGATCGTGGATGTTCCGACTGGAGGGGCGGGGGCTGCGGTTACTACGACGACTACCGCGACTACCGGCACCACGATCGGTACTACGACCGGTACTACGACAACTTCGACAGGAACTTCAACGACGTCGTGGTCATCCTCGTCGCCGTGAGGTGAGCACGGGCGACAGCGTGAGCGGAACGACGAACCGCCCCCGGGCGGGGGCGGTTCGATCCGGTGTGCACGCATGACCTTGCCGCCTGGACGAAGATCACGCCGGACGACGTGGAAGCCGCCCTCGGGCTGCGCGTGCGGCCCGAGCAGGAGAAGAACGTCGAGCCGGTCGCGGTCCCGCCCGCCGAGGCGTGCGTCGTGTGATGCCGCGCGGCCGTCCGCCCCCCGGCGGACCGAGGGGCTCCGTCCACGCGCGGACGGAGCCCCTCGGGCGCACTCGGGCGGTCAGCCGCACTGGCACGGCGCGCCCGACTGGCAGCCGCAGCCGCAGCCCGAGCCGCAGCCGCAGGCACCGAGCAACGGGAGCCGGCGCGGCTCCTGGGGCACTTCGACGGACACTTCCTGGCGCGGGTCGGTCATGGGGGAGTCGGCCATGGGATCCTCCTCAAAGGCGCACCTTCGACGCCTCTCCCCATTGCATCCCCACTCGGCACGGCGCATCAACGGCGCACGGAGGCCAAGCCGCCGCGAGCCGTTCGTGCCCCCCGGTCGTAGCGTCGCTCGACAAGACGCCCGGTCCGGTCGACGCACCGCTCGCGCACCGCGGCCCACAGCGGACCGGATGATCTGTCACGTGCTCCCGACCGCGACGCCCCGTCGGCCGGTCACGCGCCGTCGACCCGCGTCTCCGGCTGCAGCTCGTCCGCGTGCTCGCCCGTGACCAGGTACACGACGCGCTTGGCCACGGCCACGGCGTGGTCGGCGTACCGCTCGTAGTAGCGCCCGAGCAGCGTGACGTCGACCGCCGTCTCGATGCCGTGCTTCCAGCGGTCGTCGATCAGGTGCGTGAAGAGGGTGCGGTGCAGCAGGTCCATCTCGTCGTCGTCGTTCTCCAGCTGGAGCGCCAGGTCGACGTCCTTGGTGATGATGACCTCCGCGGCCTTCGCCATCAGGCGCTGCGCGAGCTGCCCCATCTCCAGGATGGTCGCGTGCAGGTCGCGCGGGACCGCCGAGTCCGGGAAGCGGAGCCGGGCGAGCTTGGCCACGTGCTGGGCCAGGTCGCCGGAGCGCTCCAGGTCCGCGCTCATCCGCAGCGA is a window encoding:
- a CDS encoding phosphoglyceromutase → MADATYKLILLRHGESEWNAKNLFTGWVDVNLTEKGEKEAVRGGELLKDAGLLPDVVHTSLQKRAIRTAQLALEAADRHWIPVHRSWRLNERHYGALQGKDKAQTLAEFGEEQFMLWRRSYDVPPPPIDDDNEFSQAHDARYATIPPELRPRTECLKDVVVRMLPYWYDAIVPDLLTGRTVLVAAHGNSLRALVKHLDGISDTDIAGLNIPTGIPLAYDLDADFKPVNPGGTYLDPEAAAAAIEAVKNQGKKK
- a CDS encoding MDR family MFS transporter, whose translation is MHAAALRRAAKESVSGLPRAFWWLWTSTLVNRLGAFVATYTALYLTLERGYSASYAGIVAALHGLGGVVSSLGAGVMADRLGRRPTLLIAQTSTAASVALLGFMEHPVAIAAVAGLVGMTSNASRPAVQAMMADIVRPEDRVRAFSLNYWAINLGFAISSAGAGLVAEYSYLAGFLGEAALTLVCAVVVFVKLPESRPEHITTAGKAEPGTSLGSVLRDGRYMGVVGLSFLLALIFMQSSVALPVAMGMDGWSPSDYGFVIALNGVLIVALQIPVTRLIEHRDPQRLLVVSALLAGYGFGLTAFAGSLGVYALTVVVWTLAEIVNSPTQMGLVVRLSPVHGRGRYQGVHTLSWSAAALVAPLMAGYVIDRFGAAWLWASCAVIGTVAALGYWLLMRGLPDGPGASGERGTSAVPVRTAAPAPAAPADCAPPAALVPPTEPVPAQHSGGADDGTGTAGTEPRAGAGGHTSTGTCGGTASGVGEAGA
- a CDS encoding YbjN domain-containing protein — translated: MADARQIIEAYLKDAELEWECPEPGSYVVTLPGTRKLATTCSLRVGRHTLSVNAFVIRHPDENEAGVHRWLLERNLKLFGVSYAVDRLGDVYLVGRLPLSAVGPDELDRLLGTVLEAADGAFNSLLELGFAGAIRKEYAWRVARGESTRNLEAFTHLTQRATD
- the phoU gene encoding phosphate signaling complex protein PhoU, which codes for MRDAYHEELDSIGEGLVEMARLVGSAIGRATTAMLDADLKLAESVIAADQKVDDLQHDLEARAIALLARQQPVATDLRIVVTSLRMSADLERSGDLAQHVAKLARLRFPDSAVPRDLHATILEMGQLAQRLMAKAAEVIITKDVDLALQLENDDDEMDLLHRTLFTHLIDDRWKHGIETAVDVTLLGRYYERYADHAVAVAKRVVYLVTGEHADELQPETRVDGA
- the mshA gene encoding D-inositol-3-phosphate glycosyltransferase, with the protein product MSQYVSRLAGTLAAPPRLRLPGHHRRPRRVAMLSVHTSPLHQPGTGDAGGMNVYIVELARRLAAIGVEVEIFTRATTGGLPGTVELAPGVLVRHVDAGPYEGLAKEDLPAQLCAFTHGVMRAWAGHRPGHYDLVHSHYWLSGHVGWLAAERWGVPLVHAMHTMAKVKNAALADGDTPEPAARVIGETQIVDAADRLIANTAEEAGELVRHYGAGPAKVAVVHPGVNLDRFRVADGRSAARARLGLPQDAVIPLFAGRIQPLKAPDVLLRAVALLLAEDPSLRSRMVVPIVGGPSGSGLAKPEGLQKLAARLGIADVVQFRPPVAQDRLADWFRAASVLVMPSHSESFGLVAIEAQAAGTPVVAAAVGGLPVAVRDDRTGFLVAGHDPADYARVLRRFVDDPRLTGRMGAAAAAHARCFGWDSAASATAEVYTAAMHEHRRRVRSHHG